From a single Nicotiana tabacum cultivar K326 chromosome 8, ASM71507v2, whole genome shotgun sequence genomic region:
- the LOC107789038 gene encoding CASP-like protein 1F2 translates to MESFSVKNLQSPPRKSDTCLLGTQIFLRILATAFTLASTLIILTSKQTVTVFGIEMDARYSYSPTFKFFALANIIGCAFSVLSLFLAFVLGHKGFDPKHYFYIFLHDLIVMAVMLAGCAAATAIGYVGKHGEMHSGWMPICDHVSKFCHKVTNSVMLSYFSVICYLVLTIISANQSKRIQV, encoded by the exons ATGGAGAGTTTCAGTGTCAAAAATTTGCAAAGCCCACCTCGGAAATCTGACACATGTTTGTTGGGAACTCAAATTTTCCTGAGAATTTTGGCAACTGCATTCACATTGGCGTCCACTTTGATTATTCTAACCAGCAAACAGACTGTCACTGTATTTGGCATTGAGATGGATGCTCGCTATAGCTATTCTCCCACTTTCAA GTTCTTTGCTTTGGCAAATATCATTGGATGTGCCTTCTCTGTTCTGTCCCTCTTTCTGGCTTTTGTTTTAGGCCATAAGGGTTTTGACCCAAAGCACTACTTTTACATTTTCCTTCATGATTTG ATTGTGATGGCAGTAATGCTGGCTGGATGTGCAGCGGCGACTGCAATTGGATATGTGGGGAAACATGGAGAAATGCATTCGGGATGGATGCCCATTTGCGATCATGTATCCAAATTCTGTCACAAGGTTACAAACAGTGTCATGCTCTCCTACTTTTCTGTGATTTGCTACCTTGTACTCACTATAATCTCTGCAAATCAATCCAAACGGATCCAAGTTTAA